One segment of Capnocytophaga sp. oral taxon 878 DNA contains the following:
- a CDS encoding immunity protein, with amino-acid sequence MYLNDFKQEYLINSLNELNNILVKRFFQESNHFILTFQDYGFPQLSCFVKRDISVIYYLDTQKSFISKGHNIHSKGNEVFYEAEGFGCEVFLPKSSVIPINKFYESTQYFFETHNKPTNISWLEL; translated from the coding sequence ATGTATTTGAATGACTTTAAACAGGAATACTTAATAAATTCATTAAATGAATTAAATAATATATTAGTGAAACGTTTTTTTCAAGAATCTAATCATTTCATTTTAACCTTTCAAGATTATGGTTTTCCTCAATTATCTTGTTTTGTAAAAAGAGATATATCAGTAATATACTACTTAGATACGCAAAAAAGTTTTATTTCAAAAGGTCATAATATTCACAGCAAGGGGAATGAAGTATTTTATGAAGCAGAAGGTTTTGGTTGTGAAGTTTTTCTCCCAAAATCTAGTGTAATTCCTATAAATAAATTTTATGAAAGTACTCAATATTTTTTCGAAACACATAATAAACCTACAAATATAAGTTGGTTAGAGTTATAA